One Gemmatimonadota bacterium DNA window includes the following coding sequences:
- the rsfS gene encoding ribosome silencing factor, producing MALASQEIAEQATLSMLAKNAADVMIIDLRGLSSITDYFVIGTAGSEPQIKAVVEQVASDLKERDTTPWHTEGKQSWRWVLLDYVDVVVHVFRAEVRAFYGLERLWGDAPRVAVSTDAATGEIIRTSDAGVPGDRVDALEHEA from the coding sequence GTGGCGTTGGCATCGCAGGAAATCGCGGAGCAGGCGACCCTTTCCATGCTGGCCAAGAATGCGGCGGACGTGATGATCATCGACCTCAGGGGGCTCTCGTCCATCACGGACTACTTCGTCATCGGGACGGCGGGTTCCGAACCGCAGATCAAGGCGGTCGTCGAGCAGGTGGCGTCGGATCTCAAAGAGCGGGATACAACGCCCTGGCACACGGAAGGCAAACAGAGCTGGCGGTGGGTACTGCTCGACTACGTGGACGTGGTCGTACACGTGTTCAGAGCGGAAGTCCGGGCATTCTACGGACTCGAGCGGCTCTGGGGAGACGCGCCCCGGGTCGCCGTTTCGACCGACGCGGCAACGGGTGAGATCATCCGCACGTCCGACGCGGGCGTCCCCGGGGACAGGGTGGACGCACTGGAACACGAGGCATAG
- a CDS encoding LytR family transcriptional regulator, translating to MFPFLVYSPSKFSGYLWHADIDGRTVPLQAVPQDAIRVGSAMTRQVFQPSANRPDAVPERLGSGGRWRVRVLEGVIIILVGLNAYLIYSVATSSAFSTSAERSVESVVDPSAFHIQVEVLNGCGERGIGQQAMRFLRERGFDVVNIDNADHFEYRETVVLDRRGTDGPSEAARAVGNALGTQYVLLQRNDDRLVDVSVVIGKDYGELLFSVEND from the coding sequence ATGTTTCCCTTCCTGGTGTATTCCCCTAGTAAGTTCTCCGGTTATCTCTGGCACGCAGATATCGATGGTCGCACGGTCCCGTTGCAGGCCGTACCTCAGGACGCGATCCGCGTGGGATCCGCCATGACGAGACAGGTCTTCCAACCCTCCGCGAACCGGCCGGACGCCGTTCCGGAAAGACTGGGGTCAGGCGGCCGCTGGCGCGTTCGGGTGCTTGAAGGCGTGATCATCATTCTGGTCGGGCTGAACGCCTACCTGATCTACTCGGTGGCGACCTCGTCCGCATTCTCGACGTCCGCCGAACGGTCCGTCGAGTCGGTCGTCGACCCCTCGGCCTTCCATATCCAGGTGGAGGTCCTGAACGGATGCGGTGAACGGGGAATCGGACAACAGGCCATGCGGTTTCTCAGAGAACGAGGATTCGACGTGGTCAATATCGACAATGCCGACCATTTCGAGTACCGGGAAACGGTCGTGCTGGACCGCCGGGGAACGGACGGGCCGTCCGAGGCCGCCCGCGCGGTCGGAAACGCGCTGGGAACGCAATACGTCCTGCTCCAGCGGAACGATGACCGCCTGGTGGACGTATCGGTGGTGATCGGCAAGGACTACGGCGAACTGCTCTTTTCAGTGGAGAACGACTGA